The Arachis hypogaea cultivar Tifrunner chromosome 16, arahy.Tifrunner.gnm2.J5K5, whole genome shotgun sequence genome contains a region encoding:
- the LOC112756885 gene encoding uncharacterized protein has translation MDFVLLADELYKKRIDRSLLRCLSREDQNIALGEVHNGICGVHQAGKKMRWVLYRNHVEAVPLLEVGQTEIIDFVEENIIHRFGIPQTLSNDQGTMFTGQQIKIFAASRNISMVTSTPYYAQANGQVEAANKILIGLIKKHIGNRPRMWHETLSQVLWAYRNSPRGSTGTSPYKLVYGHDAVLPLEINLNTLRVSKQSELPVDDYWNAMFVK, from the exons ATGGACTTCGTTTTATTGGCCGATGAGTTATACAAAAAACGGATCGATAGAAGTTTGTTGAGATGTTTGAGTCGAGAAGATCAAAACATTGCTTTGGGTGAAGTTCATAATGGAATATGTGGTGTTCATCAGGCAGGAAAGAAAATGAGATGGGTGTTATATCGCAATCAT gttgaagcagttcctttgTTAGAAGTTGGTCAAACAGAAATAATTGATTTTGTCGAGGAAAATATCATTCATCGATTTGGAATTCCTCAAACGTTAAGTAATGACCAAGGAACTATGTTTACTGGCcagcaaattaaaatttttgcggCTTCAAGGAACATTAGTATGGTTACTTCAACTCCTTATTATGCACAGGCTAATGGGCAAGTAGAGGCAGCAAATAAGATATTGATTGGCTTGATTAAAAAGCATATCGGGAATAGGCCTCGAATGTGGCATGAGACTTTAAGTCAAGTGTTATGGGCTTATCGGAATTCACCAAGAGGTTCAACAGGAACCTCACCTTATAAGTTGGTGTATGGTCATGATGCAGTATTACCAttggaaattaatttgaataccCTAAGAGTATCGAAGCAGAGTGAGTTGCCAGTTGATGACTATTGGAATGCAATGTTTGTTAAATAA